Part of the Deferribacterota bacterium genome, GGTGTTTGCACAACAGGTTCAGGAAGATATCTGATAGGTGAACTAGTTGGTGCAGATTTAATAAAAAATGAGATAACAGCTCAAGCAATGGCAGCAAAATACATAGATAAAGATGTTGATACAATTTTTGAGATAGGGGGGCAAGATTCGAAATATATATCTCTAAACACAAGAGGTGTTGAAGATTTTACTATGAATAAAGTCTGTGCTGCTGGCACTGGTTCATTTTTAGAAGAACAGGCAGAAATTTTAGGGATTAATATAAAAAATGAGTTTAGTAATCTAGCTTTCAAATCAAAAAATCCTCTTCCACTAGGAGATAGATGCACTGTCTTTATTGGCTCAGAAGTTACAAAAGCTGTATGTGATAATGAAAAAATTGAAGATATATTAGCTGGCCTCTCATATTCAATTGTTAAAAATTATCTTTTTAGGGTAGTTGGAAATAAGAAAATTGGTAAAAAGATTTTTTTTCAAGGAGGCGTTGCATTTAATGAAGCTGTTCATTCAGCCTTTAATAATATCTTAAAACAAGATATCTATGTTTCCCCTCATCATGAGGTTACAGGTGCAATTGGAGCAGCACTTTTAGTAAAGAAGTATATTGGAGATAAAAAAAGCAATTTTAAAGGTTTTAATATAGATAAGGAGATTGTAGATGTATCATCTTTTGAATGTAATGGCTGCAGTAATAGTTGTAGAATTATTAAAATAAAAAGAGATAACGGAAAAAGTCTCTTTTATGGTGGCCGTTGTGGAAAATATGAAAACACTAAAAAGAAAATAGAACAAAATATAGATAATTTATTTCATTTAAGGAATGACATTTTATTTAAATATACAAATACAGGTTTAGAAAATAATAAAAAAAGAGGTGTGATAGGTTTGCCACAAATATTTTACCAGTGGGAGTTAATACCGTTATTTAGTACTTTTTTAAGTAAATTAGGATTTAATATCACAATCTCACCAATTACTAATAATAAAATATTGAAGGATGGTCTAAAGTTGTGCTCTTATGATACATGTCTTCCAATAAAAGTTGCATATGGTCACATAAAGTATTTATTAGAAAAGGGTATTAAAAATATATTTATACCTTCAATATGTGAGATGTTTCAAACAAAAAATGCAAAACATTTCCATAACTGTCCACTTGTACAAGGATTTCCTTTTACGTTGTTTTCATCATTTGATAGAAATAGTATAAATGTCTTCTCCCCAATACTATTTCTTAATGAAGATTTAGATGAGATTGTAAGCATTTTGTATAATGAATTTGGAAAATACTTTAACATCAAAAAGAAAGAGATAAAAACTGCTTATTTAGAGGGTTACAGAAACTATAATAACTTTAAAAAAGAGCTAAAAGAGGCTTCAAAAAATTATATAGAGAAATTTAAAGATAAAAATATATACATTATAATAGGTAGACCATACAATACTTATGATTTTGGCTTGAATATTTATTTAGCAGATAAAATATATGAGATGGGTAAAATAGCAGCTCCAATGGATTTTTTCAATATTGATGAAGAGTATTGTGGTCTTGTCGATA contains:
- a CDS encoding acyl-CoA dehydratase activase, which gives rise to MTKQIIGIDIGSRFFKAIVIDNNYSIKDKLYIPTEGQPLNIFKTYISQKQKTYSNFAIVLTGSAGKNIAIEEGFPYINEVVCHAKGAYFTDNNIRSIIEIGAESSKLIKIKPHSNNSLSIEDFTINSKCAAGTGVFLDQQAYRLNLNIGEFSKKALLSENPPLIAGRCSVFAKSDMIHLQQIGTPDYDIIAGLCYAVARNYYSTICKNEIPPLKISFQGGVAANEGVRRAFLDILGIDENSFIVSEHYNFLAAIGAVVEYLENRFVDKSKIYFINKNKELHNSNSSNQILKKPLYRLSESLKNFYDCPIYIGIDIGSVSTNVAIIDSSGNLVAKTYLPTEGNPIRAIKKSFEQLDNKIKENANVRGVCTTGSGRYLIGELVGADLIKNEITAQAMAAKYIDKDVDTIFEIGGQDSKYISLNTRGVEDFTMNKVCAAGTGSFLEEQAEILGINIKNEFSNLAFKSKNPLPLGDRCTVFIGSEVTKAVCDNEKIEDILAGLSYSIVKNYLFRVVGNKKIGKKIFFQGGVAFNEAVHSAFNNILKQDIYVSPHHEVTGAIGAALLVKKYIGDKKSNFKGFNIDKEIVDVSSFECNGCSNSCRIIKIKRDNGKSLFYGGRCGKYENTKKKIEQNIDNLFHLRNDILFKYTNTGLENNKKRGVIGLPQIFYQWELIPLFSTFLSKLGFNITISPITNNKILKDGLKLCSYDTCLPIKVAYGHIKYLLEKGIKNIFIPSICEMFQTKNAKHFHNCPLVQGFPFTLFSSFDRNSINVFSPILFLNEDLDEIVSILYNEFGKYFNIKKKEIKTAYLEGYRNYNNFKKELKEASKNYIEKFKDKNIYIIIGRPYNTYDFGLNIYLADKIYEMGKIAAPMDFFNIDEEYCGLVDNMYWKSGQRILNLCKLISEDQNLHGIYVTNFGCGPDSFISQFFRRNMKKTYLELEIDEHTADAGIITRLEAFFDSTDKLLLT